A DNA window from Streptomyces sp. 71268 contains the following coding sequences:
- a CDS encoding SpoIIE family protein phosphatase, whose translation MRTEDVLATINTGLWRWGNASTKVTLDAEAARLLGLPAVPVTLPEATVRARFHPVDWTEINGIVNLALAEGTLAEARLRIVDEHGTVLRTVRSRTRPIVRGEHFELVGTLEEVPALAPGTAAATPVTGDWRRNREAFLLDAGRALAEAQSSAEVLRVAAGLSMPGSTPDGLAVFGVEGNRITVIGHQGYGEDDEGPFFDMSVDTDYPAAEAVRTGRAIYLPTPEDYRRRFPAAWSLAQPLGRHSWAFLPLIVAGRTIGAWMGAFSQPVSFTPDERSVLTTIARMFAQALSRASLHDTERELADGLQRAMLPDRRPEVPGLTIAARYVPTGGGLQVGGDWYDVIPLPSGRTALVIGDVQGHDVRAAGLMGQLRIALRAYATEGHHPDAVLSRASRFFASLTDTGGRARAGSGPHTEDDDNADPRFATCLYMEVDPATGTLDVARAGHPDPAIAHGDGTVMLRPTAGGLPLGVIPDADYPTTRLTLEPDETLLVCTDGLIETGGHDLQTGWERIRAVFGEHLRDLDDPGRSGADGSAGAGVGGPAGAGTGAGAGTGGTGGAGANGAEPRLRSQEDLDALADALLQAVHGPPSHYRTGPLADRREDDIAFVLISRGLPSPEAAGPRRRRAAITVAQAQPEQISQARLQLRQMLHDWTSDDQVESAVLLLSEMVTNVLLHTEDDALVIAEISGEPGARRLRLDVADASDELPHRRHPGELASSGRGLLLMEMLADSWGVDPRGKGKCIWVELREPAPEPATAPAPHATSATTTAPAHPPATDPTPTPTSDPPPAPQRPPFPEPDTTARG comes from the coding sequence ATGCGTACCGAGGATGTTCTGGCCACGATCAATACCGGCCTGTGGCGGTGGGGCAACGCCTCGACGAAGGTCACCCTCGACGCCGAGGCGGCCCGGCTCCTCGGGCTGCCCGCCGTGCCCGTCACCCTCCCGGAGGCCACGGTCCGCGCCCGGTTCCACCCCGTCGACTGGACCGAGATCAACGGCATCGTGAACCTCGCCCTGGCCGAGGGCACCCTCGCCGAGGCCAGGCTACGGATCGTGGACGAGCACGGCACCGTGTTGCGCACGGTGCGCAGCCGCACCCGGCCCATCGTGCGCGGCGAGCACTTCGAGCTGGTCGGCACCCTTGAAGAGGTCCCCGCGCTGGCCCCGGGCACCGCGGCGGCCACCCCGGTCACCGGCGACTGGCGGCGCAACCGCGAGGCGTTCCTGCTGGACGCGGGGCGCGCACTGGCCGAGGCGCAGTCCAGCGCCGAGGTGCTACGGGTCGCCGCGGGGCTCTCCATGCCCGGCTCCACCCCCGACGGCCTCGCGGTCTTCGGCGTCGAGGGCAACCGGATCACCGTCATCGGCCATCAGGGGTACGGGGAGGACGACGAGGGGCCGTTCTTCGACATGTCGGTGGACACCGACTACCCGGCCGCCGAGGCCGTCCGCACCGGCCGCGCGATCTACCTGCCGACCCCCGAGGACTACCGCCGTCGCTTCCCCGCCGCCTGGTCGCTCGCCCAGCCGCTCGGCCGCCACTCGTGGGCCTTCCTGCCGCTGATCGTGGCGGGCAGGACCATCGGCGCCTGGATGGGCGCCTTCAGCCAGCCGGTGTCCTTCACGCCCGACGAGCGCTCGGTGCTCACCACCATCGCCCGGATGTTCGCGCAGGCCCTGTCGCGGGCCAGCCTGCACGACACCGAGCGCGAACTCGCCGACGGCCTCCAGCGCGCGATGCTGCCCGACCGCAGACCGGAGGTGCCGGGCCTGACCATCGCCGCGCGGTACGTGCCCACCGGCGGCGGGCTCCAGGTCGGGGGCGACTGGTACGACGTGATCCCGCTGCCGTCGGGACGCACCGCGCTGGTCATCGGCGACGTCCAGGGACACGACGTGCGGGCGGCGGGGCTGATGGGACAGTTGCGGATCGCGCTGCGGGCGTACGCCACCGAGGGCCACCACCCGGACGCGGTGCTCTCCCGCGCCTCCCGGTTCTTCGCGAGCCTGACCGACACCGGCGGCCGGGCCAGGGCCGGCAGCGGCCCGCACACCGAGGACGACGACAACGCCGACCCGCGCTTCGCGACCTGCCTCTACATGGAGGTGGACCCGGCCACCGGCACCCTGGACGTGGCCCGCGCGGGCCACCCGGACCCGGCCATCGCGCACGGCGACGGCACGGTCATGCTCCGCCCGACGGCGGGCGGGCTGCCGCTCGGCGTCATCCCCGACGCCGACTACCCCACGACGCGGCTCACCCTCGAACCCGACGAGACGCTGCTGGTCTGCACGGACGGCCTGATCGAGACCGGCGGCCACGACCTGCAGACCGGCTGGGAACGCATCCGCGCGGTCTTCGGCGAGCACCTGCGCGACCTGGACGACCCTGGCCGGTCGGGCGCCGACGGCTCCGCCGGGGCGGGTGTGGGCGGCCCCGCCGGGGCGGGTACGGGCGCTGGGGCGGGTACGGGCGGCACCGGTGGGGCGGGCGCGAACGGGGCCGAGCCGCGGTTGCGCAGTCAGGAGGACCTGGACGCGCTCGCCGACGCGCTGTTGCAGGCCGTCCACGGGCCGCCGTCGCACTACCGGACCGGGCCGCTGGCCGACCGCCGCGAGGACGACATCGCCTTCGTCCTGATATCCCGTGGCCTGCCGAGCCCCGAGGCGGCGGGCCCGCGCAGGCGCCGGGCGGCCATCACCGTGGCCCAGGCCCAGCCGGAGCAGATCTCGCAGGCCCGGCTCCAGCTCCGCCAGATGCTGCACGACTGGACGTCGGACGACCAGGTCGAGTCGGCCGTCCTGCTGCTGTCCGAGATGGTCACCAACGTGCTGCTGCACACCGAGGACGACGCGCTGGTGATCGCCGAGATCAGCGGCGAGCCGGGCGCGCGCCGGCTACGGCTCGACGTCGCCGACGCCAGCGACGAACTCCCGCACCGCCGCCACCCGGGCGAACTCGCCTCCTCCGGGCGCGGGCTGCTGCTGATGGAGATGCTGGCGGACTCCTGGGGCGTGGACCCACGGGGCAAGGGCAAGTGCATCTGGGTCGAGCTGCGCGAACCGGCCCCCGAACCCGCCACCGCGCCGGCCCCCCACGCCACGAGCGCCACCACCACCGCCCCGGCCCACCCACCCGCCACCGACCCCACACCCACCCCCACGTCCGACCCGCCCCCCGCACCACAACGACCCCCCTTCCCCGAGCCGGACACGACGGCGCGGGGCTGA
- a CDS encoding class I SAM-dependent methyltransferase — translation MNDMHRGSTGAGVRHSPVIPPADSSSNRTMRGIFGQLYESDAWKLFPGSAEKNDDISRSGSGSSLTQTTALRRELPELVSRLGVRSFLDVPCGDFHWMSHVELDVDTYLGTDVVPEVVERNQRRFARPGRAFRVLDITRGPLPRVDMVFSRDCLVHFGDADVRAALDNVKRSGSTYFATTTFTGRTSNAADIETGGWRSLNLCRAPFSLPAPLHVIDERCTESYVTREGGTEVEHRFADKSIGVWRTTDL, via the coding sequence ATGAACGACATGCATCGCGGCTCCACCGGCGCCGGCGTCCGTCATTCTCCCGTCATTCCGCCGGCCGATTCCTCGTCGAATCGCACGATGCGCGGAATCTTCGGCCAGCTCTATGAAAGCGACGCCTGGAAGCTGTTTCCCGGAAGCGCGGAAAAGAACGACGACATATCGCGTTCGGGCAGCGGATCGAGCCTGACCCAGACCACCGCCCTGCGGCGCGAACTGCCCGAACTGGTCTCGCGGCTCGGCGTCCGCAGCTTCCTCGACGTACCGTGCGGGGACTTCCACTGGATGTCCCACGTGGAACTCGACGTGGACACCTACCTCGGGACCGACGTGGTCCCCGAGGTCGTCGAACGCAACCAGCGGCGCTTCGCGCGCCCGGGCCGCGCGTTCCGCGTGCTCGACATCACCCGCGGCCCCCTCCCCCGGGTCGACATGGTCTTCTCCCGGGACTGCCTGGTCCACTTCGGCGACGCCGACGTACGAGCCGCCCTCGACAACGTGAAACGCAGCGGCTCGACCTACTTCGCGACGACCACCTTCACCGGCCGGACCAGCAACGCCGCCGACATCGAGACCGGCGGCTGGCGCTCCCTCAACCTGTGCCGCGCGCCCTTCTCGCTCCCCGCCCCGCTCCACGTGATCGACGAGCGGTGCACGGAGTCCTACGTGACCAGGGAGGGCGGGACCGAGGTCGAGCACCGCTTCGCCGACAAGTCGATCGGCGTCTGGCGCACCACCGACCTGTAA
- a CDS encoding glycosyltransferase, producing MPGIVVVNERYLPDSETEPAHVGATSFSRSALRCLRDAGISAGAILYRRDENISQPRVDLVHRSGLRCATLRFHFDMSADAVSRAIATASELLCAEHGFSGQAMLYYQTDALLGFHPPELACCVTHHGPFVHDFMDVFSAHETARAFGDAAKALHLFKHQELGLNRMRSNGRMFVLQHSRLQREYLVGRGVDEQRIRAVRPPIAPPATPGPLRDQRVRSFVEGAELLVFTAVARLDYFKNVELLVSGAVQARKRGLPVRVLVVGDAPDDTAAREALRARVPSEHEAEFLAVGKLAKNELYALFHLARPNGVFVCSSRYETLGITPLEAALSGVSTLIVDSDKVEASRFFPTTHRFLPSTDGLADAIGHLTTHPWGLERLGAALRETIAPEISEANFERDTLTAWTHFSHAARRGGT from the coding sequence ATGCCCGGAATCGTCGTCGTCAACGAGAGATACCTCCCGGACAGCGAGACCGAGCCGGCACATGTCGGCGCCACCTCGTTCTCCCGTTCCGCACTGCGCTGCCTGCGCGACGCCGGAATCTCCGCCGGAGCCATCCTCTACCGGCGGGACGAGAACATCTCACAGCCGCGCGTCGACCTCGTACACCGGTCGGGACTGCGCTGCGCCACACTCCGTTTCCACTTCGACATGAGCGCGGACGCGGTGAGCCGCGCCATCGCCACCGCTTCGGAGCTGCTCTGTGCCGAACACGGATTCAGCGGCCAGGCCATGCTCTATTACCAGACGGACGCCCTGCTGGGATTCCACCCGCCGGAACTCGCCTGCTGCGTGACCCACCACGGCCCTTTCGTACACGACTTCATGGACGTGTTCTCGGCCCACGAGACGGCGCGGGCGTTCGGCGACGCGGCCAAGGCGTTGCACCTGTTCAAGCACCAGGAACTGGGCCTGAACCGGATGCGGTCGAACGGGCGCATGTTCGTGCTCCAACACTCGCGGCTGCAACGCGAGTACCTGGTGGGCCGGGGCGTAGACGAGCAGCGCATCCGCGCGGTACGGCCACCCATAGCGCCGCCCGCCACGCCGGGCCCGCTGCGCGATCAGCGTGTCAGGTCGTTCGTCGAGGGCGCCGAGCTGCTGGTCTTCACCGCGGTCGCGCGCCTGGACTACTTCAAGAACGTCGAACTCCTGGTCAGCGGCGCCGTCCAGGCCCGCAAACGCGGCCTGCCGGTGCGCGTCCTGGTCGTCGGCGACGCCCCCGACGACACGGCCGCCCGCGAGGCGCTGCGCGCCCGCGTGCCGAGCGAACACGAGGCGGAGTTCCTGGCGGTCGGCAAGCTCGCCAAGAACGAGCTGTACGCCCTGTTCCACCTGGCCCGCCCGAACGGCGTCTTCGTCTGCTCGTCGCGCTACGAAACGCTGGGCATCACCCCGCTGGAGGCCGCGCTCTCCGGCGTCAGCACCCTGATAGTCGACTCCGACAAGGTGGAGGCGAGCAGGTTCTTCCCCACCACCCACCGCTTCCTCCCCAGCACTGACGGCCTCGCCGACGCCATCGGCCACCTGACCACCCACCCCTGGGGCCTCGAACGACTCGGCGCGGCACTACGCGAGACCATCGCGCCGGAGATCTCCGAGGCCAACTTCGAACGGGACACCCTCACCGCCTGGACCCACTTCTCCCACGCGGCCCGACGAGGGGGCACCTGA
- a CDS encoding AI-2E family transporter gives MAAVAGVVVWLTVVLKAAVTPVLLALLGSALLGPLYRWLVRRHLNASLAAGLTCLALLAVVGGAVYIVVQALVDSGDQIVASVKDAARDLSGDFDIAGNSVEDMASNGRELADKFGGTAATGLVSGLSVVGQMAAAAFLALLLTFFFLRDADRAVRTLHAYAPRGTGPRLEAVARRAFQAVEGFMRGTTVIALIDAVCITIGLLVLSVPGAVGLGALVFVGAYIPYLGAFLSGAVAVLVAFADGGLAIALWALGVVLAVQVLEGHVLQPVVQSRTVQMHPAVVMITLTAGASLAGILGMLLAVPLTAAAFGVVADLRDHYGREAPDPGTGDGGPGGGGGPGDSGGSGGGGGGAGRPDVAGGGPVGPGAAAMVTGCGGGSEGRDAGPYAAGGPYERPRGGGRG, from the coding sequence ATGGCCGCCGTGGCCGGGGTGGTCGTCTGGCTCACGGTGGTGCTCAAGGCCGCCGTGACGCCCGTGCTGCTCGCGCTGCTCGGCTCCGCGTTGCTCGGTCCGCTGTACCGGTGGCTGGTGCGCAGGCACCTGAACGCCTCGCTCGCCGCCGGGCTCACCTGTCTGGCGCTGCTCGCGGTCGTGGGCGGGGCGGTCTACATCGTCGTGCAAGCCCTCGTGGACAGCGGTGACCAGATCGTCGCCTCGGTCAAGGACGCGGCGCGGGACCTGTCGGGGGACTTCGACATCGCGGGCAACTCCGTGGAGGACATGGCCTCCAACGGGCGGGAGCTGGCCGACAAGTTCGGCGGTACGGCGGCGACCGGGCTGGTCTCCGGGCTCAGCGTCGTCGGCCAGATGGCCGCCGCCGCGTTCCTCGCGCTGCTGCTCACCTTCTTCTTCCTGCGCGACGCCGACCGGGCGGTGCGCACCCTGCACGCGTACGCGCCGCGCGGTACGGGCCCCCGGCTCGAGGCGGTGGCCCGGCGGGCCTTCCAGGCCGTCGAGGGCTTCATGCGCGGCACCACGGTGATCGCGCTCATCGACGCGGTGTGCATCACCATCGGGCTGCTGGTGTTGAGCGTGCCCGGCGCGGTGGGGCTCGGCGCGCTGGTCTTCGTCGGGGCCTACATCCCCTACCTGGGCGCCTTCCTCTCCGGCGCGGTCGCCGTGCTCGTCGCCTTCGCCGACGGCGGCCTCGCGATCGCGTTGTGGGCACTGGGCGTGGTGCTGGCCGTCCAGGTCCTCGAGGGCCACGTGCTCCAGCCGGTGGTACAGAGCCGCACGGTGCAGATGCACCCCGCGGTCGTCATGATCACCCTCACGGCGGGCGCCAGCCTGGCCGGCATCCTGGGCATGCTGCTGGCCGTCCCCCTCACCGCCGCGGCCTTCGGTGTCGTCGCCGACCTGCGCGACCACTACGGCCGCGAGGCGCCGGACCCGGGTACGGGCGACGGCGGCCCCGGGGGCGGGGGCGGCCCGGGCGACTCGGGTGGGTCTGGCGGGGGTGGTGGTGGGGCCGGTAGGCCGGATGTGGCCGGTGGGGGCCCGGTCGGTCCCGGCGCCGCCGCGATGGTGACGGGGTGCGGGGGCGGCTCCGAGGGGCGCGACGCGGGGCCGTACGCGGCCGGGGGCCCGTACGAGCGGCCCCGTGGGGGCGGGCGGGGGTAG
- a CDS encoding recombinase family protein yields MAHHVGIYTRQSEQRASRSEASTETQWHECVSGLAHWGLEPQCIERYEDLGISAFKDVDRPGYRRLLADAGAGRLNVIVVHYMSRLSRRTAQETYDDLSPLLRNGVRIISVGEKRECHANNLFALFELLFKLQASHEESLNKSLAIRATKDLEARLGGYTGKAPFGFTLVRETRHTDSGKPVSVKILTPDTEHEAPVVRRIAELADNWITENDPTGSVWKIARILEKEGHQTRGQRTAMARVDARWDAKTVKRVLVDPRIAGFDVESVYGTRRDGTRSNTVAEYRLVRRADGSPVQRYAPIISAEQWYRIQGWLSDRHPGGNPHWDGRPSGLLSAMKLLFCECGAIMTHGGSGSKKHYRCRRRVIKPGQHEGEVTIGARGIEQYLARRIFAVMRVTDDESALAVLAEAANRYAIQRERTEAPEVTQERDRLISERARLRRSREAHHADRERVMLRGGFVDDFARESWGAIERALAERMRSIDARIAGIGDGKTVGLPYEEWLTTDTDPTGPGSWWDTADFEAKRAFLRLFFDRVSVSKARRWAGRGFPVESRVTIEWAGGVDLSGRPKIGVA; encoded by the coding sequence ATGGCCCATCACGTGGGCATCTACACGCGACAGTCCGAGCAACGTGCGAGCAGGAGCGAGGCGAGCACGGAAACGCAGTGGCACGAGTGCGTTTCCGGACTCGCCCACTGGGGGCTGGAACCGCAGTGCATCGAGCGCTACGAGGACCTCGGCATCTCCGCCTTCAAGGACGTTGACCGCCCCGGCTACCGCCGCTTGCTCGCTGACGCTGGCGCGGGTCGGCTCAACGTCATCGTCGTGCACTACATGTCACGGCTCAGCCGCAGGACGGCGCAGGAGACGTACGACGACCTGAGCCCGCTGCTCCGCAACGGCGTCCGGATCATCAGCGTCGGGGAGAAGCGGGAGTGCCACGCGAACAACCTCTTCGCGTTGTTCGAGCTTCTCTTCAAGCTCCAGGCCAGTCATGAGGAGAGCCTGAACAAGTCCCTCGCCATCAGGGCCACGAAGGACCTCGAAGCTCGTCTGGGTGGCTACACCGGCAAGGCGCCGTTCGGTTTCACGCTGGTTCGCGAGACCCGGCACACCGACAGCGGGAAGCCCGTTTCCGTCAAGATCCTGACCCCGGACACCGAGCACGAGGCGCCCGTCGTCCGGCGTATCGCGGAGCTTGCCGACAACTGGATCACGGAGAACGATCCGACCGGATCCGTCTGGAAGATCGCCCGCATCCTGGAGAAGGAGGGACACCAGACGCGCGGACAGCGGACGGCCATGGCGCGGGTGGACGCCAGGTGGGACGCCAAGACAGTGAAGCGTGTCCTCGTCGACCCCCGCATCGCCGGGTTCGACGTCGAGAGCGTGTACGGCACCCGCAGGGACGGCACCCGCTCGAACACGGTCGCCGAATACCGCCTCGTACGCCGAGCCGACGGTTCCCCCGTACAGCGCTATGCGCCGATCATCTCCGCGGAGCAGTGGTACCGGATCCAGGGTTGGCTCAGCGACCGGCATCCGGGCGGCAACCCTCACTGGGACGGCAGGCCGTCGGGGCTGCTGTCCGCGATGAAGCTGTTGTTCTGCGAATGCGGCGCGATCATGACGCACGGCGGCTCGGGCTCCAAGAAGCACTACCGATGCCGTCGGCGTGTCATCAAGCCCGGACAGCATGAGGGAGAGGTCACCATCGGCGCCCGGGGAATCGAGCAGTACCTCGCCCGACGGATCTTCGCCGTCATGCGGGTCACGGACGATGAGTCCGCACTCGCCGTTCTCGCCGAGGCCGCCAACCGCTACGCCATCCAGCGGGAGAGGACGGAGGCTCCGGAGGTGACGCAGGAGCGTGATCGGTTGATCTCGGAGCGCGCGCGCCTCCGGAGGTCCCGCGAGGCGCACCACGCCGACCGCGAGCGCGTGATGCTCAGGGGCGGATTCGTGGACGACTTCGCCCGCGAGTCATGGGGCGCAATCGAACGGGCGCTCGCGGAGCGGATGCGCTCGATCGACGCACGCATCGCCGGGATCGGTGACGGCAAGACCGTTGGGCTGCCGTACGAGGAGTGGCTCACCACCGATACGGACCCGACCGGTCCGGGCTCGTGGTGGGACACCGCGGACTTCGAGGCGAAGCGCGCGTTCCTCCGTCTGTTCTTCGACCGCGTCAGCGTCAGCAAGGCGCGGCGCTGGGCCGGGAGGGGATTCCCGGTCGAGTCCCGTGTGACGATCGAGTGGGCCGGCGGCGTTGACCTGAGCGGCCGTCCGAAGATCGGGGTCGCGTAG
- a CDS encoding pirin family protein, with protein sequence MPAITPADPLALSRVGAPTDATPRPVLTVSTAPSGLEGEGFPVRRAFAGIDYRHLDPFIMMDQMGEVNYQAGEPRGTPWHPHRGFETVTYLMDGSFIHRDSHGGGGVINDGDTQWMTAGSGLLHIETPPEELVMSGGLFHGIQLWVNLPAKDKMMAPRYQDIGGGSVTYLASADGGSIIRLIAGDLDGNEGPGITHTPITLVHATVNAGAELVLPWRPDFNALAYVLAGNGYVGTDRRPVRTGQTVVFGSGDALTVGADTKQDSRSDALEVLLLGGQPIREPMAHYGPFVMNTRAELQQAVDDFQAGRLGVIPSTERLPHA encoded by the coding sequence ATGCCTGCCATCACTCCCGCTGACCCGCTGGCCCTCTCCCGGGTCGGCGCCCCCACGGACGCGACGCCCCGGCCTGTGCTCACTGTGAGTACGGCCCCGAGCGGCCTGGAGGGGGAGGGCTTCCCCGTTCGTCGCGCCTTCGCCGGCATCGACTACCGGCACCTCGACCCGTTCATCATGATGGACCAGATGGGGGAGGTGAACTACCAGGCCGGCGAGCCGCGCGGCACTCCGTGGCACCCGCACCGAGGGTTCGAGACCGTCACCTATCTGATGGACGGAAGCTTCATCCACCGGGACTCGCACGGCGGCGGCGGTGTCATCAACGACGGTGACACGCAGTGGATGACGGCCGGGTCCGGCTTGCTCCACATCGAGACTCCGCCCGAGGAACTGGTCATGTCCGGCGGGCTGTTCCACGGAATCCAGCTGTGGGTCAACCTCCCGGCCAAGGACAAGATGATGGCACCGCGCTACCAGGACATCGGCGGCGGCAGCGTCACCTACCTGGCCAGCGCCGACGGTGGTTCCATAATCCGTCTGATCGCCGGGGACCTCGACGGCAACGAAGGACCTGGGATCACGCACACGCCGATCACGCTCGTGCACGCCACGGTGAACGCCGGAGCAGAGTTGGTCCTTCCGTGGCGGCCCGACTTCAACGCGCTCGCGTACGTGCTCGCCGGAAACGGCTATGTCGGAACGGATCGCCGCCCCGTGCGCACGGGGCAGACCGTCGTCTTCGGCAGCGGCGACGCACTGACGGTCGGTGCGGACACGAAGCAGGACTCGCGGTCGGACGCCCTGGAGGTGCTGCTCCTCGGCGGGCAGCCGATCCGTGAGCCCATGGCGCACTACGGGCCGTTCGTCATGAACACCCGCGCCGAACTCCAGCAAGCGGTCGATGACTTCCAGGCGGGCCGGCTGGGCGTCATCCCGTCGACCGAGCGCTTGCCGCACGCGTAG
- a CDS encoding SseB family protein, translating to MYGYDQNAGGQQYAAPPPPQQPPHGHQGQHGHQGQPGAGYGEQPLYPEPSPPSLADAVRAFTTGTMAPEDFQQIFSTSKVYCPRGDNPGFLALHNTQQPVIPMFTSLKELRRYAGKESKYFVITGAEVLDLLPTGYGFVLDMEGQHRMVFDAKAVEQMVDYAMRQMYG from the coding sequence ATGTACGGCTACGACCAGAACGCGGGCGGGCAGCAGTACGCCGCCCCGCCACCGCCGCAACAGCCGCCGCACGGCCACCAGGGCCAGCACGGCCACCAGGGTCAGCCGGGCGCGGGGTACGGCGAGCAGCCGCTGTACCCGGAGCCGTCGCCCCCGTCGCTGGCCGACGCGGTCCGTGCCTTCACCACGGGCACCATGGCCCCCGAGGACTTCCAGCAGATCTTCTCGACCTCGAAGGTCTACTGCCCGCGCGGCGACAACCCCGGCTTCCTCGCGCTGCACAACACCCAGCAGCCGGTGATCCCGATGTTCACCTCGCTCAAGGAGCTGCGCCGCTACGCCGGCAAGGAGTCCAAGTACTTCGTGATCACCGGCGCCGAGGTCCTCGACCTGCTCCCGACGGGGTACGGCTTCGTCCTCGACATGGAGGGCCAGCACCGCATGGTGTTCGACGCGAAGGCCGTGGAGCAGATGGTGGACTACGCCATGCGGCAGATGTACGGCTGA